From Salmo salar chromosome ssa04, Ssal_v3.1, whole genome shotgun sequence, one genomic window encodes:
- the f9b gene encoding coagulation factor IXb → MTRICLFVITAVFMVENEFTSGASVFLSRQSADTLLRRQKRYNTGAFEEMKKDNLERECIEERCNLEEAREVFENEEKTMQFWANYLDGDQCESNPCQNGGKCKDAMSAYVCWCLPEFNGKNCEIEMAKQCDINNGGCSHFCVLNAQHAVCDCATGYKLAPDKTTCEPEGPFPCGHLGKAISSTLSSRSIITAVNVDQTRQSYDNALNSTEALEASVNNTLDSLAVNATTPTPTNAHRISSTSSSHSSSVLGDLPSWAFFPTLPTIQEETSSDQRIVGGNTVKPGEIPWQVSLMSKLTGQSFCGGTLLSEMWVITAAHCLNEGKIGSFFVRVGEHNMQVKEGTEHDHAVAEHHIHPRYDAKISQYNHDIALLKLRTPALLSDYSLPICLGPKDFTETLLREASSSVVSGWGRMRFQGPESSILQKVEVPYVDRTECKGSSAERVSRFMFCAGYRSEQKDSCQGDSGGPHATQYRDTWFLTGIVSWGEECAKEGKYGIYTRVSRYFPWISNVTGLRSIGSNSEPDV, encoded by the exons ATGACAAGGATTTGTTTATTTGTCATAACTGCTGTATTCATGGTGGAAAACGAGTTCACTTCTGGAG CCTCAGTCTTTCTGTCCAGGCAGTCTGCAGACACCCTCCTGAGGAGGCAGAAGCGCTACAACACGGGGGCCTTCGAGGAGATGAAGAAGGACAACCTGGAGAGGGAGTGCATCGAGGAGCGCTGCAATCTGGAGGAGGCGAGGGAAGTGTTTGAGAACGAGGAGAAAACA ATGCAATTCTGGGCGAATTACCTTG ACGGGGACCAGTGTGAGTCCAACCCATGCCAGAATGGGGGGAAGTGTAAAGATGCCATGAGTGCTTATGTATGCTGGTGTCTACCTGAATTCAATGGGAAAAACTGTGAGATAG AGATGGCTAAGCAGTGTGACATTAACAACGGTGGCTGCTCCCACTTCTGTGTGCTGAACGCCCAGCATGCAGTGTGCGACTGTGCCACAGGATATAAACTGGCTCCGGACAAGACCACCTGTGAACCAGAAG GACCGTTCCCCTGTGGTCATCTTGGCAAGGCTATAAGCTCAACGCTGTCCTCTCGGTCGATCATCACAGCCGTAAATGTTGATCAGACTCGGCAGTCCTACGACAACGCCCTCAACAGCACTGAGGCACTGGAGGCCTCTGTGAACAACACCTTAGATTCTCTTGCGGTCAATgccaccacccccacccccacaaaCGCCCACCGGATCAGCAGCACCAGTAGCAGCCACTCTTCCTCAGTGCTGGGGGACTTGCCCTCCTGGGCCTTCTTCCCAACACTGCCCACCATCCAGGAAGAGACATCCAGCGACCAGCGCATCGTTGGGGGAAATACAGTGAAACCTGGGGAGATCCCCTGGCAG GTGTCCCTGATGAGCAAGCTGACCGGGCAGAGCTTCTGTGGTGGCACCCTCCTCAGTGAGATGTGGGTCATCACCGCTGCCCACTGCTTGAACGAGGGCAAGATTGGATCCTTCTTCGTCAGAGTGG GGGAGCACAACATGCAGGTCAAAGAGGGGACGGAGCATGACCACGCTGTGGCTGAGCATCACATACACCCGAGATACGACGCCAAGATAAGTCAGTACAACCACGACATAGCCCTGCTCAAGCTCCGCACGCCCGCCCTCCTCTCTGACTACAGCCTCCCCATCTGCCTGGGGCCCAAGGACTTCACTGAGACGCTGCTGAGGGAGGCCTCTAGCTCAGTGGTCAGCGGCTGGGGCAGGATGCGCTTCCAGGGCCCCGAGTCCTCCATACTGCAGAAGGTGGAGGTGCCCTACGTGGACCGGACCGAGTGCAAGGGCAGCAGCGCAGAGCGAGTGTCCCGCTTCATGTTTTGTGCCGGTTACCGCAGCGAGCAGAAGGATTCATGCCAGGGGGACAGTGGCGGTCCCCATGCCACCCAGTACCGGGACACTTGGTTTCTCACAGGCATCGTGAGTTGGGGGGAGGAGTGCGCCAAGGAAGGGAAGTATGGCATCTACACCCGTGTGTCACGCTACTTCCCGTGGATCTCCAATGTCACTGGGCTTAGAAGCATTGGTTCCAATTCTGAGCCTGATGTCTGA